A window of Bacteroidota bacterium genomic DNA:
ATTTCCTTTTTACTTTCCTGCACTGTGAAAAAAAGCGCTGTGAACGGTTCTTCTTCTCTTCAGAAAAAATATTCCTCGCTGCTGGGCGTGAGCGAAAAAGAAATTTCAGATATAAAACTTTATTCGTTTGTTGACGATTGGGCGGGCGCGCCTTACCAGTACGGTGGAAAAAGCAAAAGCGGCATTGATTGTTCGGGCTTTGTTTCCGCTCTTTACAAAAATGTTTACGGAAAAGAGTTCAGCGGCTCTGCGGAAAGCATGTG
This region includes:
- a CDS encoding C40 family peptidase, with product MKKACPYIALLVISFLLSCTVKKSAVNGSSSLQKKYSSLLGVSEKEISDIKLYSFVDDWAGAPYQYGGKSKSGIDCSGFVSALYKNVYGKEFSGSAESMCRQCRKISSAALQQGDLVFFNIDSNGISHVGIYLQNNKFVHATVKGGVMINDLNETYYRKTFESAGRMK